The genomic window GCCCCAAATCCGCACGCTGAAATAGGTCTGCATATGCTCCAACGATGCCGCTGAGGCGTCCAGCATCAGCCCTGTTGCAGATAAGATCATCGGCAGACATCCGATCAGACCAAAACCGCCAACAGCTGCAACCATCTGGCCGCGCAGGAAAATACCGGCTACCTCATTCATCTGACCAGCCCCAGCTGCCAGAGCGGTCAGACCGGTTGTCCCCATCCTTAAAAAGCCAAAAGCCAGATATAAAAAATTAAAGACCAGCCCGCCTAACGCCACGCCGCCAATAAAAGCCGGATCAGGCAGATGACCCATCATTGCCACATCCACAGCCCCCACCAGAGGCAGCGACATATTGGATATCATGACCGGCCAGGATAACCGCCAGATATGCCGATAGGATGTCTGTGCATCCAGCCTCACTGTCATTACATGCCGGTCCTTGGCTTTGGGGTTCGTACTGTTTTAAGCAGGCGCAGACTACACCAAACAACGATGTTTTTCCATTACCTTGGACCGCGGAACAACAAGCTGCTCTGCAGGGCGGTGATGCCACTGGTAACAGGACGGTATATAGGCTAAATTCACCTCATCATTCTGGTTCAGATCTTTAACAAGCGTAAACGAACGTCCATGTCATTTTCCGCAGAACAAAGTGAAGCCGACGGGCAGAGGCGATTTGCCGGTTTCATTTACCGCCGCTCGACCCTCTGGCTTGTTCTTGGCCTGATCATGTTGGCTGTTTTGATCGGTCATCAAACGTTAGGTGTGATTGACAGGGATGAAGCCCGCTTTGCACAAGCCAGCAAACAAATGCTGACCAGCGGTGATTTCATAACACCCTATTTTATGGATGAGCTGCGCGCAAAAAAGCCGATTGCGATTTATTGGCTTCAGGCCTCTTCAGCAGCGCTGTTCGGCACAACCGATATTGCCAGCTACCGGCTGCCCAGCCTGGCCGGGCTGATCCTCAGCCTGTTTCTGGTCTATAAATTCAGCCAGTCCTTATGGCCATCTTCTGTTGCCCCGGTTCAGGCGATGGTCTCGGTGATGTTGTTGGCCGCCTCTCCTTTACTGATTGCTGAAGCTCATCTGGCCAAGACAGATTCTGTTTTATTAGCTGCCTTGCTGGCCCAGCAACTTCTGTTATGGCGGCTATATCGGGATCGGGCTGAAGCTGATATTACCGGTCCGTGGCTGGGGTTCTGGGTGTGTTTATCCATCGGCATTTTGCTGAAAGGGCCGATTGCCCCATTGCTGGCCTTCACCACCTGCCTTGGCCTTGTCGTGGTGGACAGGCAGGCGGCTTGGCTGAAACGTCTGCATAGTTTCAAAGGCCTGTTTGTCACCTGTTGTCTTGTTCTGCCCTGGGCCATTGCGGTGACCGCGGCGACAGATGGGGCGTTTTTGGATATCGCCATTAAGGGTGATTTTTTATCCAAGGTACAGTCTGCTCAGGAATCACATGGTGCGCCACCCGGGACATATCTGGGCTTATTGGGGCTGTTATTCTGGCCGGGTATTGCTTTTGCGGGCTTTATCGCCTGGCTGGGCCGCCGTCTGTGGCGTGAAGATGCAGCCCGCTTCTGCCTGGTCTGGTTTGTGGGCTATTGGCTGGTGATCGAATTTGTGCCGACAAAGCTGCCACATTACATTCTGCCCGCTCTGCCCGCATTGGGGCTGCTTTGTGGCTATGCGTTGACCCGGACCATGCCGCCGCCGTCTCGGGCAATGATTGTGATTTCCGATTTTCTGTTTGGCCTCAGCGGTCTGTTCGGGCTGGTGCTCGCTGCAGCTCTTCTCTGGGCATCTGTTCGGTTTGGCGGGGCTGCGGGCGGGGCATCTTTTTTATCTGCTGTCGTGGCTGCGGGGCTGATTGGGCTGTGTCTGTGGCGGTTATGGTGTTGGCGACGTCATCGCCGGATCACAGATTTATTTGCGGTGTTGGGCGGCGGCATTATTGTGCATATCCTTGCGGTTGCGGGGGTGGTTGCCGGGGCGTCAGCCATTCATATTTCTGGCCGACTGGCGGATCAGATCCATAAATTATCTGGTCGTCCGGCGGCGATCGGGCTGGTTGGGTATCATGAACCATCGGCTGTATTTCATCTTGGCCGTGATGTGTTCCTGCTCGAGGCCAGCGAGGCGGCCTTATTCATGGCTGATGCAACAGACGGGCTGGCTGTGGTTGAACAGGCCGCACAAGCGCCATTTTTGGACACAGCAGCAAAGCTGGATTTGGAGCTTGTCATCAAAGGTCGGGTCAGCGGATTTACCGTGGCCAGAGGGCGGGATGTTGACTTGATCTTATATCAGCGCGCCAGCCGATAAGGTTATGCTCTGTGTATGATGCGGCTCATTGACCTGAACGGGCTGGGCCGTTATAGCATGTCACAGGGGCACAGCTTTGCCTGCTGCACCAGTATTGATTACATCGGGACCATAATGCCAGTGACCGCTCCGCCAGAAATTTCTGTTCTTGTGCCTGTGATGAACGAACAGGGGAATATCCGGCCGCTGATTGACGAGATTGTAGCAGTCTATACCGGTCGCCAGTTTGAGATTATCTATATTGATGATGGCAGTGACGATGGCACGGCTGACGAGCTGAGCCGCGCTGCAGCTGAAATTGACCAGCTTCGGGTCTTCACCCACCAGCGCCGTTCAGGCCAGTCAGCCGCGCTGCGGACAGGTCTGCTTGAGGCCCGCGCCCCATTGATCGCTGTGCTTGATGGCGATGGCCAGAATATTCCGTCTGACCTGCCTGCTCTGGAAGCAGCGTTGCTGGATATGCGTCCGGCTCAGGGTATGGCCGGGGGGGTGCGTGTCGCACGCAAAGATACCGGTATTCGTCGCCAGGCCTCTGCTTTTGCCAGAGGGGCGCGCCGCAGCCTGTTGCGCGATGATCATCCTGACAGCGGCTGCGGGATTAAAATCGTTGATCGTGAACTCTTTATGAAGCTGCCTTTTTTCAATCATATGCACAGGTTCATGCCGACCCTGGTCAGGGGTGAAGGCGGGACTGTGCTGGCGGTTCCTGTTGGCCATAGGGCACGCACCGTCGGCCAGTCGAAATATGGTATTTTGGACCGGCTGATTGTGGGCATAGCCGATCTGGTAGGCGTGATCTGGCTGATGCGGCGGCGCGCGCATCCCGGCGCGGTTACTGAATTGCCCAAACCTGCCTCTCTGGCCAAGGCCGCAAAGCCGAAATCAGCAGGCCGGGCAAAACCCAAATCAGGGACCAAAGCCAAGTCTGCCGGCAAAAAACCATCACAGAAACGGGGCTGATGATGCTGGATATGATGTCATTTGCAATCGGTGAATCAGCGCTTTTGCTGGGCCGGGCTTTGTTGGCCCTGCTGCCCTTTCTGCCGCAATCACTGGCCACACAGCCTGAACAGCTGATGATTATTATCGGTTTTGCAGGTCAGGGTCTGTTTGCCATGCGGTTTATCATTCAATGGCTGAAATCAGAAGGTGAGGGCCGATCTGTGATCCCGCTGGCCTTCTGGTATTTTTCCATTGGCGGTGGCATGGTCCTGTTTTTATATGCGTTATGGCGCAAAGATCCTGTGATCATTTGTGGCCAGGGGCTTGGCCTGTTTATCTATCTGCGGAATTTATATCTGATTTATCGCGAACGTGCCCAGGGCTGATCGCGGCCAGCCGGGATTACAGGCTGGTCTCTCCCATCGCCAGTATAAGCTGCCAGTCCTGTTCTGAAACCGGGACCACAGATAACCGTGACTGCCGCACCAGGGCCAGCTTAGCCAGCCGCGGCTCAGCCTTGATCTCAGCAAGCGTTACAGGCTTTTTCATGTCTTTTATGGCTCTTACCGTGACCATGCCGAACCGGCCGGTGGGGTCGGTCGGGTCCAGATGCCAGGGGGCGATCACATCAACAATACCCACAATTCGTTTTTCATTCACCGAATGATAAAAAAAGCCTAAATCGCCAACCTGCATGGCTTTCATGTTATTGCCGGCCTGATGATTGCGCACACCGTCCCAGCCCTCGCCTGCATCCGCTTTGTCCAGCTGGTCCTGCCATGACCATGTTCCGGGTTCTGATTTAAACAGCCAATATGCCATAATACAGCCTTTCTTTTTTATCAGACAGGGTTATTCCTGTCCGGCCTGCCGGGACAGCAAGGCGGTGATCCGCGCGTGGATATCTGCGTGTCTGTTCACAATGTCATCTACCGCAAAACAGATCGGCAGTTCAATAGATTCATGCTCTGCACGGGCCCGCAGCGTGGCAGCGGAAAACCGGCCCTCAGCCAGGGATGGCGGCACCGCCTCACCTCTGCCAAGGGCAAGCCCAAATGCCATATTTCGTGAATGCGGACCAGAACAGGATAACACCAGATCGCCCATACCGGCCAGGCCGGATATGGTCCGGCTGTCTGCACCTAAATGTTCGGCCAGCCGCATGGTTTCGGCCAGGCCTCTTGTGATCAGTCCGGCCCGGGCGTTATCGCCCAGCCCCTGACCTGTGCAAATGCCGGCGGCTATGGCGATCACATTTTTCACCGCTCCGCCTAACGCAGCCCCGATGATATCTGTGCCTTGATACAGCCTCAGGCTGCTGGCCGAAAAATGAACGGCAATTTCAGCAGTTAAATCTGTCGATCGGCTGGCCGCCAGTAAAGCGGTGGGCAGATCAGATAAAACCTCATCAGCAAATGACGGGCCGGTCAGCACTGCCACTGGCCGTCCCTTAAGCAGGGAAGCTGCATATTCGGGTAAAAACAGGCCACCTTTGTGGGCATCACTGACAAGGCCCTTAGCACAAAGCACAACCGCCGTCCCCGCCCCGGCATAGGCTTGTATCTGTGCCAGGCTGTCTGCATGGGCAGATACAGGCAGAACAAGATAAATAACATCTGCTTTACCCAGGCAGGCGGCTTCATCCGTCACTGTAAAGCCAGGCAGGTCTGTTATCGCGGGTAATTGGCGGATGTGACCACGGGCCAAATCAGCTGCCGTCTGTGCTGATCTGACCAGAATCTGGCACTTCAGGTCTTTGTTCTGGCGCAGCTGATGCGCCAGGGCAGCTCCCCAGCTGCCGCCACCCATAACCACAATATTTGTGTTCTGTCTCATGCTGCTGACTATAGGCCCTTTTGACGGGAAAGGAAAACCACCATCTTAGCCGCGCACACCCCGGCCAGGCGGTGGGGCGGCCGCCTCATCAAGGGGCCAGCGCGGCCGTGGCGCAAAACACAGCGTACTGGTTTTGCCGGCCTGCAGATATTCATGTCCGGCCCAGGCAATCATGGCCCCATTATCTGTACACAGGCGGGGCGGCGGGATGATGATCTGAAACTGATAGGCCTCTGCCAAATGCTGCAACGCATTGCCGATAGACTGATTAGCGGCAACGCCGCCTGCGATCACCAGACGGCGTTCATCATGCTCTGCTGCAAATTGGATCAGGGCTTGTTTTACACGGTCAGACAGACAGTCTGTAATGGCTTTTTGCAAGCTGGCGGCAAAATCATTCACATCTGCTGAACCTGCTTCAGATGCTTTTGCCCACCGCATAGCAAGGGCGGTCTTCAGGCCAGAGAAAGAAAAATGACAATCTTTTGCCCCTTTTCGTGGCCGGGGCAGATCAACAGCAGAGGGGTTGCCGCTTCTTGCCGCTGCTTCAATTGCAGGCCCGCCCGGATAGCCCAGCCCCAATACCGCCGCGCCCTTGTCAAAGGCTTCTCCGGCGGCATCATCCATGGTTGTGCCGAGCCGCTGATACTGGCCAGGCCCCAACACGCTGAGCAATTGAGTATGGCCGCCAGAAACCAAAAGCAGCAGATAAGGATAAGGCACTTCATCTGTCAGCCGGGCGGTCAGCGCATGCCCCTCTAAGTGATTGATCGCAAAATAAGGGATGTCCAGGGCCGAGGCAATGGCTTTTGCGGTCATGGTGCCAACCAGAACCCCGCCGATAAGGCCCGGCCCGCCTGTTGCAGCAATCCCGTCCAGATCAGACAGGCTGCATCCGGCTTTTGTACAGACTGCCTCAATCACGCTGTCAATGACATCCAAATGCTGGCGTGCGGCAATTTCAGGAACCACACCTCCATGCATAGCATGCTGGTCTGCTGAAGAAGCAATATGCTCTGCTAGAATGGTCCGGTCAGATCGCACCAAAGCAGCAGCTGTTTCATCACAGCTGCTTTCAAGACCAAGGATAAGGGTTGGGGTGTCTGTCATAAATCAGGTGATAACGGAAATCGTTGAGCAGGTAAATGGGCGCGCATAAATCGGGCCGGTTAGCTGTGTTCTGCTTTACGCGACAAGCGGTCACCGCATCTTTAAGGCATGAAAACAGACCGGGCCGGAACAACGGGCCATTAATTTGTTTTGTGTAAACCATTTCTTAACACCTTTTTGTTATCGTGAGCAGATAACAAAAAAACGAAAACCGCATCAGAACTCATCCGGGTCTGGCGTGATGCTGATGGCGCGGTTTGAAGAAGTGCTATCTCTTGGGGAAAGTGGGCATTCGGGGAAGATAGTTTGACCATGCTGAAACAAACAGCCTTGCATGGCCTGCACCTGTCCGCCTGTCTCTTCATAAGATGAGGTTGCCGAATAACGTCTGAAAGATAACATTTTACGCAACGGAACGCCGTAAGTTCTGGCTTTACATCTGGCTGTAACTTGTGGGAAGAAAGCCCCATGATGGACAGCTCTCAGACAGATTTTCGGCATGCGCCTCTTATTCTTGCCAGCAGGGAATCTCAATTGGCCCTTGCCCAGACCCAGCAGGTGCGTGATGCGCTCAGCGCTGTTCCGACTGAAATTTTAGGGCTGTCAACCACAGGTGATGAGGTTCTTGACCGGCCTTTGGTTGAAGTGGGCGGCAAAGGTGTTTTCATCAAGACATTAGAAGCTGCATTACTGGACGGCCGGGCAGATGCAGCTGTACATTCGTTAAAAGATATGGAAACCCAGCTTGCGTCTTGCACAAAAATAGCGGCGGTTCTGCCCCGCGAAGTCAGGGGTGATGCGTTGGTCGGGCCCTATCCGTCGCTTGACGATTTGCCCGATGGTGCGCATATCGGGACTGCCTCAGTGCGGCGGGCGGCGCTGTTGCGTCATTATCGCCCTGATCTGAAAATCGGCCTTTTGCGCGGCAATGTGAACAGCCGTCTGCGCCGTCTGGAGGCAGGAGAGTTTGACGCCATAATTCTTGCTGTTGCCGGGCTGAACCGCCTGCAGCTGGACTGCGCTTTCACCCCACTGGATGAACAGATTATGCCTGCTGCTGCAGCACAAGGGGCAATCGCTGTTCAGGTTGCTCTTGGGGGCGCACGGGCAGACGCTGTTCAGACCGCATTATCAGCTCTGAATTGTGCGGATACACAAACATGCGTTACGGCGGAACGGGCTGTTCTGGCAGCTTTGGACGGGTCCTGCCGCACCCCCATTTCGGCAATGGCTGATCTTGACCAGATGGGCAGCCTGCGTGTGAAAGCAGCGGTCTTGTCCACCGATGGCCAGCAGAAATTTACCGCTGAGGGTGAAGGCAGCCGCGATGATGCTGCGGCTATCGGAACAGCCCTTGGTGAAAAATTACTGCAGGATTGCGGGGGGCGCGCATTCCTGGCCTGATCGTTCTGATGCTGGAGGAAAACAGATGATCCTTTGTCTGCGCCCTGAGCCTGACTGCACAGCAGATGTCACAGAATTGAGGGCACGGGGCATCAACGCCCTGCCGCTGCCGATGCTGACCATTCATTATTCTGGCACGGCAACTGAACAAATCTCTCATCACGAAAACATCGCTGGTTATCAGGGTGTTGTTATCACCAGCAAACAAGCCAGCCGCTATCTGTCTGATCAGGCAGGCCAGCTGACGCAATTGGCCGGTTTGCCGTTCTGGTGTGTGGGCAAGGGCAGTGCAGAGATTTTGCGCCCTGGCGGTTATCAGCTGGCCTTTACCGGCACCGGCACAGCTCGCGATCTGGCGGATGTAATCAGCCAGCGTGTCCCTGCTGGTGATGGCCCGTTATTGTGGTTATCTGGCCGGGATATTCATTTCGATATCGGCGCTGCACTTGCGCAAGCGCAAATTTCAGTTGACCGGCTGATCATCTATCAGGCTGATGCGGCCACCCCGTCAGGCGCAGCTGTTCAGGACCAACTGGCCTCTGGCAAGCCTGTAGCGGCAATGGTGTTTTCTGCGCGCACATTATCCCGGTTTGACAGCTGGCTTCGTGAACAGATGGCCTTTGTGCACAGAAATGAAATCAACATTTTGGCGGCCAGCGCTGCACTTGCTGAACAGGCGCGTCTGGCCGGATTTGCCGTCTGTCAGGCAAGGCGCCCTGACCGGCATGCTGTTTTGCAGCTGTGTCAGGACTGGTCTGACCAGATCTAAACAAGCTGATCATGAAAATCGCGTCTAGAAATTGACCTTGACCGGCTCTGCAGGAATAATCAGAACAAGACCTGTTTGACTTAATCTGTTTGGAGATCTGCTGCTTAGATGGCAAAGACCCGCGCAACACACAAAACTACATCATCTGCAGACACCCCTGCAGCAGAGACGGTGATTGACGGCAGGCTGGCCGGTGATGGTCTGCTGTCACGTTTGCGCCAGCACTCGCCAGTGACGGCCGGGCTGGCGGCGGCGGTCATGCTTGCTTTGAGCCTGTCTGCATGGCCCTATATCGCGCCTTATCTGACTGCGCCCTCAGATGATCCATGGCAGCTGTCTGTGGAACAAGAGCTGGCAGATTTGCGCTCTGAACTGGCTGTGCTTGGTGCGCGGCAGGAAAAAATCACACAGGGGCTGCAGGGGCTGCAGGCTGGCCAGGCTGAGCTTGATGAAACGATGGCAGATCTGGTCCGGTCCATGGCCCAATCGGTTGAGAAAGTTACAGCAGCGATTGACCGGTTTGATCAACAAATCGCGTATCTCAGCGAACAATCGTCAGCCAGCAGCGCTGAATCCCAACAGGCTCAGCCTGCCGCTGTATCTGCCCAAACAGACCAGCAGACCAGCCTGACTGATCCCGCCTCTTCAGATCAGCCCGCCTCCCGGCAAGACAGCTCTGCCGACGGCTCCGGGCTGTTGCCGGAATTGTCTGTGCCGGATGTCTCTGGCTTGTGGCAGGGGCTGTCAGAGTGGTTTGGCGGGCTTTTTTCTGTTGATCGCATCTCTCGTGAACAAAGTGAGCAGCGATGATCCGTCTGGCGGCATTTCTGGTGTTTTGTGCAGCAGCAGCGCTGCTGTCCAGATGGTTGTCTGCCCAGGAAGGCGTCACTGTAATCAGCTGGCTGGGCTGGCGGATTGAGGTGATGACCAGCCTGCTTGTTGCGGGCCTGGGCCTTGCGCTTGCGGTGTTATTTCTGCTGCTCAGGCTGATCACAACCATGCTCAGCTGGCCGTCCTGGCTTGGCCATAATTGGCGGGCGCGGCGCCGCAGCCGGGGCGAAGATGCGCTTGGTCAGGGTATGGTCGCCTTTGCTGCAGGTGATGTGAAAGAAGCACGAAAACTGGCGCGGCGGGCGGAAAAATTGCTGGGACAGGCGGTGTTGCCGAATCTGCTTTCTGCGCAAACTGCTCATGCTGCAGGCGATGACAAGGCGGCGTTACGGTATTTCAAATCCTTATCGGCACAGGATGACACGGCCTATTTTGGGCATTTGGGGCTGATGCGGCTTTATCAAGGTCAGGGGCAGACTGAAAAAAGCACTGCTGCGGCCAAGGCTGCATTGGCCTTGAAAGATAACTCAGCACCGGCACATCTGGTGTTATTGGCTGAAGATTTAAAAGCTGAACACTGGAAGTCTGCTTTAGACAGGCTGGATGTGCTGATGAAACAGACCAAGGCCGGGTCCACATCTGATGCCTCATTTCTGCCTTCTGATATTGCTCATTTTGCGCCCGGGCAATTGAATAATCCTGAATTGCTGGCAGCTCATTTATGTTTGCGGCTTGCTGAACGCAGCGATGATGAACCCCTGCAGACGAAATATCTGACACAAGCATTGCACTGGTCGCCGCAGTTCCTCGAGGCGACCGTCAGGCTGGCCCAACAGGAACGCACCTCTTCTCCGCGCAAAGCCTTAAAGCGTGTCGAGGCCGCATTTAAGGCTGCGCCGCATGACCGCCTGGCCAGACTGATTGCGGATATCTCACACGATAATGATGGCCAGCTTGTGGCCCGGCTCTCTGCTCTGGCAGAACAGGCCACAGACACAGATGAAGCCCGCCTGCTAGTGGCACAAGCGGCACTCGAGAGGGGGATTTGGGCCTCAGCCTCAGCGGCGCTTGATGCGGTATCTGCACAAGGGCGGACAAACCAGTATTTCTTGCTGAATGCCGAGCTTTCAGATAAGCGGGCAAAATCACTTGGTCAGGAACCGGACAGCGCATCTGTTGCTGAACGCGAAGGGGCCTTGCTGGCCGCCGCACATGCGCCGCGCAACCGGCGCTGGCAGTGCGCGGGGTGCGGGACGGTGCTGCCGCAATGGCAGATGGTGTGCCCCGCTTGTGCTGTGATAGGTCAGATTGATCACATGCCGGCTGCGCGCACAGCGCTGCCCGTATCGGGTAACGCGTCCTGACAAAGCCTGTTTTTTTGGGTGAATAAGGGGTGTTAAATCATTTGTCAGAAAGGCAATTGGTTTGTAGGATAGCGGGTGTGCGGTGTGGGCGGAGCCAGAGGCTGAGGGCTATGAGATAAAGCTGCGCTGAGCAGCTCTCATCTCTCATCACATCCTCTTGTGATATTAACCATTCGCTGGACCTCTGATTCGGCCAGAAGCTGACAGGCTCCAGCGGCTCATACAGCGAATCACCCAGCAGAACGCCAGATCAGATAGAAGACTGTTTTGCAGGACCGCAAAGAAGTGCTATGGTGGCTCATTCATCTATTCCTTGGTTGTGTTCTGCCCTCTGGCCTGACCTGCTTTAGACAACAAATCTGGCTGTCTGGCGCAATATGGCTTTGTCATTCAAGAAGGGCTGTGACAAACTCTTGTCCTGAAAGATGTGGAGGTATGTTCATGTTCAAAGCTGTTGTGATGAATCAGGCCGAAGATGGCCGCTCTGTTCTGTCTATTGAAGAGCTGGATGACGGGTTTCTCTCTTCTGAGGGCGAGGTGCGCGTTGCGGTGCGCTATGCGGGCCTGAATTATAAAGATGGCTTATGTCTGAATGGTAAGGGCGGGCTGATTCGCCAGTTTCCGCGGATTCCGGGTGTTGAATTCGCGGGCGAGGTTCTAGACAGCAGCGATCCACGCTATGAGGCAGGGGATCAGGTGATCGCGACCGGTTCGCGCATAGGCGAGGTTTGGCATGGTGGCTATGCTGAAAAGGCCTGTGTGAAGGCAGACTGGCTGGTGCCTCTTCCTGATGGGCTTGATTTGCGTCAGTCAATGATTTTCGGTACCGCAGGGATAACAGCTGTATTTGCGCTGCAGGCACTGGAATGTCACGGCCTAAGCCCGGAAAAGGGCGAGGTTCTGGTCACCGGCGCTGCGGGCGGTGTGGGCTCATTTTCCATCGCATTACTGGCGGCTCTTGGCTATGATGTGGCTGCTGTGACTGGCCGGATTGAAGAATCAGGTGGCTATCTGAGCGAGCTAGGTGCAAAAACATTGGTCCCGCGCAGCGACCTTGCCGAAGCAATTGCACGGCCTTTGGAATCAGAACGCTGGGCAGGCTGTATTGATAATGTCGGAGGCGAGATGCTGGCGCGGATCCTCGGTCAGCTGAATTATGGCTGTTCGGCTGCGGCAATCGGGAATGCAGGCGGCCTTCAGGTGCCGGCCAGTGTGATCCCCTTCCTGCTGCGCGGAATTAACCTGTTAGGTATTGATTCGGTGAATCAGCCTTATGATAACCGGGTCCAGGCTTGGGCGCGGCTGGCGGCGGATTTCCCGTTGGACAAACTGGACAGCATCGCAACGGAAATCGGGCTTGATGATTTGGAACAGGCCAGTCAGGATATACTGAACGGGAAAATTCAGGGCCGCTATGTTGTACGCCTGTAGGGATCTGCAGGCAGAAATAGGGTGAAATACAGACGTCTTTTTTTAGCGGTTCCGGTTACAGTGAACAGCAAAAAGGACAATAAGATATGCCCTATATTCAAAATGTAGCCTTTCAGTATGAAACCGACCAAGCGCTTGCGGGGCGCCTGCATCTGCCGCGGGGACCCTTTCGCGGGGTATCGTTGTTAGCACATTGTTTTACTTGTTCCAAAGACATCACCGCGGCCAGCTTATGCAGCTAGCGGATAAATGTCCGGTCCATAAAACTCTGGAAGCAGGGGTTCAGATAAAGCCCCTGCAAGGTGGAACAGTATAAGGGCTGATGGCCTCTGGATAGCGCATTTATCTCTATTTTTGTCGCTTGTTGAACGGGATGGTGCAAAATTCCGCCTCAAGCTTATTAAATAGTGGGTCTGGACCCATCAGTATAAGTCAAGGAGGGAACGCAATGGATTCAGTATTTGTCGGGTCCAACCGGAAGATTGACCCTTCACGGCGCGTACATTTGAAAGCAGATGGTACGCCAGATATAAATGATCGTGTGGAAATCGGACCGACAGCCCTTGCCTTTTCTGAATGGGCAGCCGCCGGACTGACGCCGCCGGATATGCCGTCTTTGCGGGATTATCGCTTGGCACGTCTGCAACAACAGATTCAAAAACAGGATTGCGCAGGTCTGCTCTTGTTTGATCCGCTGAATATCCGCTATGCAACAGACACCACCAACATGCAATTATGGACCACCCATAATGCGGCACGGGCCTGTTTTGTGCCGCCATCAGGCAAGGTTATCTTGTTTGATTTTCACAATTGTGAACATCTCTCAGCGCATCTGCCGCTTATTGCCGAGGTCAGAGGCGGGGCCTCCTTTTTCTATTTTGAAACCGGCAACCGCACAGATGAACATGCCGCCGCCTTTATCAGCCAGATAACAGATCTGATGGCAACCTATGCGCCAGGCAATAAACGCCTTGCCGTGGACAAGATTGAAACGGCGGGCTATGCGGCCTTATTGGCAAGCGGGATAGATGTTTTGGAAGGTCAGGTGCTGACCGAACATGCCCGGGCCATCAAGAATGAAAATGAGCTGAACGCCATGCGCTGCGCGATTTATGCCTGCGAGCAGGCTGTCGCGGAAATGCGCCAGGCAGTCAGGCCGGGCGTGACGGAAAATGATGTCTGGGCTGAACTTCACGCAGGTAATATCCGGCGTGGCGGGGAATGGATTGAAACCCGGATTCTGGCTTCTGGACCGCGCACAAACCCCTGGTTCCAGGAATGTGGACCACGGGTGATGGACGCTGGTGACATGCTGGCTTTTGATACCGACCTTGTTTCGACTTATGGCTATTGCTGTGATATTTCACGCAGCTGGATTGTGGGGGATGTGGCGCCAACAGATGAACAAAAGCGGCTCTATCAGCTGGCTTATGATCATGTGATGACCAATATTGACCTGCTGCAGCCAGGGATGAGCTTTGCCGAGGTCACTGCCAAGGCGCACCGTCTGCCCGAAGAATTTCGCGCTCTGCGTTATGGGGTTCTGGCGCATGGGATTGGGCTATGTGATGAATATCCGTC from SAR116 cluster alpha proteobacterium HIMB100 includes these protein-coding regions:
- a CDS encoding glycerol-3-phosphate dehydrogenase (PFAM: NAD-dependent glycerol-3-phosphate dehydrogenase C-terminus; NAD-dependent glycerol-3-phosphate dehydrogenase N-terminus), which encodes MRQNTNIVVMGGGSWGAALAHQLRQNKDLKCQILVRSAQTAADLARGHIRQLPAITDLPGFTVTDEAACLGKADVIYLVLPVSAHADSLAQIQAYAGAGTAVVLCAKGLVSDAHKGGLFLPEYAASLLKGRPVAVLTGPSFADEVLSDLPTALLAASRSTDLTAEIAVHFSASSLRLYQGTDIIGAALGGAVKNVIAIAAGICTGQGLGDNARAGLITRGLAETMRLAEHLGADSRTISGLAGMGDLVLSCSGPHSRNMAFGLALGRGEAVPPSLAEGRFSAATLRARAEHESIELPICFAVDDIVNRHADIHARITALLSRQAGQE
- a CDS encoding putative membrane protein (PFAM: Lipid A Biosynthesis N-terminal domain), encoding MMLDMMSFAIGESALLLGRALLALLPFLPQSLATQPEQLMIIIGFAGQGLFAMRFIIQWLKSEGEGRSVIPLAFWYFSIGGGMVLFLYALWRKDPVIICGQGLGLFIYLRNLYLIYRERAQG
- a CDS encoding glycosyl transferase (PFAM: Glycosyl transferase family 2), with translation MPVTAPPEISVLVPVMNEQGNIRPLIDEIVAVYTGRQFEIIYIDDGSDDGTADELSRAAAEIDQLRVFTHQRRSGQSAALRTGLLEARAPLIAVLDGDGQNIPSDLPALEAALLDMRPAQGMAGGVRVARKDTGIRRQASAFARGARRSLLRDDHPDSGCGIKIVDRELFMKLPFFNHMHRFMPTLVRGEGGTVLAVPVGHRARTVGQSKYGILDRLIVGIADLVGVIWLMRRRAHPGAVTELPKPASLAKAAKPKSAGRAKPKSGTKAKSAGKKPSQKRG
- a CDS encoding hypothetical protein (PFAM: Protein of unknown function DUF55) translates to MAYWLFKSEPGTWSWQDQLDKADAGEGWDGVRNHQAGNNMKAMQVGDLGFFYHSVNEKRIVGIVDVIAPWHLDPTDPTGRFGMVTVRAIKDMKKPVTLAEIKAEPRLAKLALVRQSRLSVVPVSEQDWQLILAMGETSL
- a CDS encoding PMT family glycosyltransferase, 4-amino-4-deoxy-L-arabinose transferase (PFAM: Dolichyl-phosphate-mannose-protein mannosyltransferase) — translated: MSFSAEQSEADGQRRFAGFIYRRSTLWLVLGLIMLAVLIGHQTLGVIDRDEARFAQASKQMLTSGDFITPYFMDELRAKKPIAIYWLQASSAALFGTTDIASYRLPSLAGLILSLFLVYKFSQSLWPSSVAPVQAMVSVMLLAASPLLIAEAHLAKTDSVLLAALLAQQLLLWRLYRDRAEADITGPWLGFWVCLSIGILLKGPIAPLLAFTTCLGLVVVDRQAAWLKRLHSFKGLFVTCCLVLPWAIAVTAATDGAFLDIAIKGDFLSKVQSAQESHGAPPGTYLGLLGLLFWPGIAFAGFIAWLGRRLWREDAARFCLVWFVGYWLVIEFVPTKLPHYILPALPALGLLCGYALTRTMPPPSRAMIVISDFLFGLSGLFGLVLAAALLWASVRFGGAAGGASFLSAVVAAGLIGLCLWRLWCWRRHRRITDLFAVLGGGIIVHILAVAGVVAGASAIHISGRLADQIHKLSGRPAAIGLVGYHEPSAVFHLGRDVFLLEASEAALFMADATDGLAVVEQAAQAPFLDTAAKLDLELVIKGRVSGFTVARGRDVDLILYQRASR